From the genome of Oryza glaberrima chromosome 1, OglaRS2, whole genome shotgun sequence:
ACTACTGCAACATCTACGTGGTGGCGAAGGGCAAGTCGGTGAACGTGAGGCTCGCCAAGTGCGGCGTCGATGGCGgttgcggcggtggtggtggctacGAGGGCGACTCATCGATCAGGAGCCTGTACACGAGGAGGTGCTCGAGGGGGaagctgccgccggcgacgccgtcgccggactCGTCGAGGCGGTCGGTGGACAGCCGCACCCTGCCGGAGCTCACCACGCGGCCGCCGTTCCGCGAGCGCTCGCTCCCGTCCTCGTCGTCCAAGCCCGTCGTGCTGTCCAGCAGGGCGGCGcccgactgcggcggcggcggcggcgtcgacgggtcGTACCGCTCCACGAGGCGGTCCGTGTCGAACGAGTCCTTCGTGGGCGACCTCGACTTCGGCCAGAGCTCGCGCTTCTCCTCCATGGACTTCTGCGACAGCCTCGACATGTCGTCGCTCTCCGCCAGCCCACGGGAGAGCAGCTCGCCTCTCTCCGCCGTGCGTTCTTGGACCACTTCGACTGCGACGCCATTGCTGCGACGCCATTGCTGACGTGGGTGTGTGTGCAGCCGCAgcgcgaggtggaggtggagatgcGGCGGCTGAGGCTGGAGCTGAAGCAGACGATGGACATGTACAACGCGGCGTGCCGGGAGGCGATCAACGCGAAGCAGCGGACCAAGGAGCTGCAGCTGCTGAAgctggaggaggcgcggcggctggaggaggcgcggcacgcggaggaggcggcgctggcgatgGCGGAGATGGAGAAGACCAAGTGCCGCGCGGCCAtggaggcggccgaggcggcgcagcggctggccgacctggaggcgcagcggcggcgcaacgCCGAGGTGCGCGCCCGCCGCGAGGCCGACGAGAAGGTCCGCGCCCTGGACGCCATCTCCAGCCACGACTTCCGCTACCGCCGCTACAACATCGACGACATCGAGCTCGCCACCGAGCGCTTCTCCGACGAGCTCAAGATCGGCGAGGGCGGCTACGGCCCCGTCTACCGCGCCTCCCTCGACCACACCCCGGTGGCCATCAAGGTGCTCCGCCCCGACGCGCAGCAGGGCCGGAAGCAGTTCCAGCAGGAGGTGGAGGTGCTCAGCTGCATCCGCCACCCAAACATGGTGCTCCTCCTCGGCGCCTGCCCGGACTACGGCTGCCTCGTCTACGAGTACATGGACAACGGCAGCCTCGAGGACCGCCTgttccgccgcggcggcacgcCGCCGATCCCGTGGAGCCAGCGGTTCAGGATCTCGGCGGAGATCGCCACCGCGCTGCTGTTCCTCCACCAGACCAAGCCGGAGCCGCTGGTGCACCGCGACCTGAAGCCGGCCAACATCCTGCTCGACCGCAACTACGTCAGCAAGATCAGCGACGTCGGGCTGGCGCGCCTCgtgccgccggcggtggcggacaGCGTGACGCAGTACCggctgacggcgacggcggggaccTTCTGCTACATCGACCCGGAGTACCAGCAGACGGGGAAGCTGGGCGTCAAGTCCGACATCTACTCCCtcggcgtgctgctgctgcaggtgcTCACCGCGCGGCCGCCCATGGGCCTCACCCACCACGTCGAGAAGGCCATCGACGCCGGCACCTTCGCCCAGATGCTCGACGTCACCGTCAAGGACTGGCCCGTCGACGACGCCATCGGCTTCGCCAAGCTCGCCCTCAAGTGCACCGAGATGCGCCGGAGGGACCGCCCGGACCTCGCCACCGTCATCCTGCCGGAGCTCAACCGCCTCAGGAACCTCGGCCACGCCTACGAGGCGCGcatgagcgccgccgccgccgacgccgccgcgcacgcccaGGACAACGTCGGCTCGCCGACGGTGGTGGGCGCGTCGTGGAGAACGGCGGAGAGCTAAGCTAGCGGGAGGCCGTG
Proteins encoded in this window:
- the LOC127782298 gene encoding U-box domain-containing protein 35-like; protein product: MQGGGPLSPDEHRATSPPGIMHHQPAMTIVVAVDRDRNSQLAVKWVVDHLLTGASNIILLHIAVHPPAANHGFAMAEATHGALEAEMREIFVPFRGFCTRNGVHVSELVLEEADVSKALIEFITVNKIQSIALGASNRNAFTKKFKNADVPSSLMKGAPDYCNIYVVAKGKSVNVRLAKCGVDGGCGGGGGYEGDSSIRSLYTRRCSRGKLPPATPSPDSSRRSVDSRTLPELTTRPPFRERSLPSSSSKPVVLSSRAAPDCGGGGGVDGSYRSTRRSVSNESFVGDLDFGQSSRFSSMDFCDSLDMSSLSASPRESSSPLSAPQREVEVEMRRLRLELKQTMDMYNAACREAINAKQRTKELQLLKLEEARRLEEARHAEEAALAMAEMEKTKCRAAMEAAEAAQRLADLEAQRRRNAEVRARREADEKVRALDAISSHDFRYRRYNIDDIELATERFSDELKIGEGGYGPVYRASLDHTPVAIKVLRPDAQQGRKQFQQEVEVLSCIRHPNMVLLLGACPDYGCLVYEYMDNGSLEDRLFRRGGTPPIPWSQRFRISAEIATALLFLHQTKPEPLVHRDLKPANILLDRNYVSKISDVGLARLVPPAVADSVTQYRLTATAGTFCYIDPEYQQTGKLGVKSDIYSLGVLLLQVLTARPPMGLTHHVEKAIDAGTFAQMLDVTVKDWPVDDAIGFAKLALKCTEMRRRDRPDLATVILPELNRLRNLGHAYEARMSAAAADAAAHAQDNVGSPTVVGASWRTAES